In one window of Tellurirhabdus rosea DNA:
- a CDS encoding VCBS repeat-containing protein, protein MFESITPETTGITFTNQLRETEQDNVLAFEYFYNGGGVAAGDFNNDGLTDLYFTGNQVDNALYLNQGELKFEDITAKAGVAGRRGGWKTGVTLADVNADGWLDIYVCYSGLKDESLRRNQLFINNKNLTFTDRAAEYGLADAGYSVQATFFDFDLDGDLDCFLINHGHRDNQRKEAAAFRNTRDANAGDKLFRNMMMEWRKGGRGGKEEEITASSPSSLFADISEQANIKGNPLGFGLGASVSDINSDGFPDIYVTNDYVEDDYFYINQQDGTFRDELRERVEHTSYSSMGVDVADLNNDNRPDIFTLDMLPESNARQKRLPWPDNWNVYQAQLQNGFWHQNMRNMLQIQQADGQFAEISQLAGVAATDWSWGTLLADFNGDGYKDIFVSNGMVRDFTDADFVKYSDDATASGQALSKLEQIRQMPSSQTKNYIFQNNRNLTFTNRQADWGFDQTTVSNGCAYADLDNDGDLDLITNNLNEPSRIYRNGSREQHERAYLTLRLKGPAANPFGIGAKVTVQTDSATQTQEYFPTRGFQSCSHGPLLFGVTGAATVTVRWPDGKTQTLTGVQPNQTLTLEHARSGAAQAGVAKPQPVLFSEEKALEFAHRMAPVNNFNQQILLPTHYSYTGPRMTVADVDGDGLEDVFVCGTPEQPGQLFLQKAGKFLPKPLPGLAKARNIDAVLADFNGDKKPDLYLVNGGYEVRDPAALQDQLFLNDGAGNFRPQALPVEADNGSCVTAFDADRDGDTDLFIGAHCKPFSYPAVHESFLLRNNGRGQFSRASLGKIGLVTDAAAVDTDRDGYPELLLAGEWMPITVLKNNRGTFATPDPQNLTPLNPGQPLTGWWNRLAAADLDQDGDLDLVAGNLGTNTQLRASAEEPASMVYGDFDQNGTVDFFMSHFVQGKAYPAYSRDEMAEQLTSLRKRFTSYAAFADATVNDCLPEETLNHAFQKSVTELRTLVLENQNGTFVPHELPVEAQYGPVYGILIADFDRNGTKDLLLTGNNSRMRLRIGKVDANFGVVLANRGAWKFEFSAPDRTGLFLRGDVRDVRKAGDFVLVGINDKPLRTFKLK, encoded by the coding sequence CAGGTCGACAACGCCCTGTACCTCAATCAGGGTGAACTGAAATTTGAAGACATCACGGCCAAAGCGGGTGTGGCCGGGCGCCGGGGCGGCTGGAAAACGGGCGTAACCCTCGCCGACGTCAATGCCGACGGCTGGCTCGATATCTACGTCTGCTACTCCGGTCTAAAAGACGAATCCCTGCGCCGGAATCAGTTATTCATCAATAACAAAAACCTTACTTTCACCGACCGCGCCGCCGAATACGGACTGGCCGACGCCGGCTACTCCGTTCAGGCCACCTTCTTCGATTTTGACCTCGACGGCGACCTCGACTGCTTCCTGATCAACCACGGCCACCGCGACAACCAGCGCAAGGAGGCCGCCGCCTTCCGCAATACCCGCGACGCCAATGCGGGCGACAAATTGTTCCGAAATATGATGATGGAATGGAGGAAAGGAGGAAGAGGAGGAAAGGAGGAAGAGATTACCGCTTCGTCCCCCTCGTCCCTTTTCGCCGACATTTCCGAGCAGGCCAACATCAAAGGCAATCCGCTGGGTTTTGGACTGGGCGCTTCCGTCTCAGACATCAACAGCGACGGTTTTCCGGACATCTATGTGACGAACGATTATGTCGAAGACGACTACTTCTACATCAATCAGCAAGACGGCACGTTCCGGGACGAACTGCGGGAACGCGTGGAGCACACCTCCTACTCGTCCATGGGAGTGGACGTGGCCGACCTCAACAACGACAACCGGCCCGACATTTTCACCCTCGACATGCTGCCCGAAAGCAACGCCCGGCAAAAGCGCCTCCCCTGGCCCGACAACTGGAACGTCTACCAGGCCCAGCTACAGAACGGCTTCTGGCACCAGAACATGCGGAACATGCTCCAGATTCAGCAGGCCGACGGGCAGTTTGCCGAAATCAGCCAGCTGGCGGGGGTGGCCGCGACGGACTGGAGCTGGGGCACGCTGCTGGCCGATTTCAACGGCGACGGTTACAAGGACATTTTCGTCAGCAACGGCATGGTCCGCGATTTTACGGACGCCGATTTTGTGAAATATTCCGACGACGCCACGGCTTCGGGTCAGGCGCTCAGCAAACTGGAGCAAATCCGGCAAATGCCGTCGAGCCAGACGAAGAATTACATTTTCCAGAATAACCGCAACCTCACCTTCACGAACCGGCAGGCGGACTGGGGCTTCGACCAGACCACCGTTTCGAATGGCTGCGCCTACGCCGACCTCGACAACGACGGCGACCTGGACCTGATTACCAACAACCTTAACGAACCGTCCCGGATTTACCGGAACGGGAGCCGCGAGCAGCACGAGCGGGCGTACCTCACGCTCCGGCTGAAAGGTCCGGCCGCCAACCCGTTCGGCATCGGTGCGAAAGTGACCGTCCAGACCGACAGCGCCACCCAGACACAGGAGTATTTTCCGACGCGCGGCTTCCAGTCGTGCAGCCACGGGCCGCTGCTGTTCGGCGTTACGGGCGCGGCAACGGTGACGGTTCGCTGGCCGGATGGAAAAACGCAGACTTTGACGGGTGTCCAGCCCAATCAGACCCTGACGCTGGAGCATGCCCGCAGCGGCGCGGCGCAGGCAGGCGTGGCAAAACCGCAGCCGGTGCTTTTTTCGGAAGAAAAAGCCCTTGAGTTTGCCCACCGGATGGCGCCGGTCAACAACTTCAACCAGCAGATTCTGCTGCCCACGCACTACTCGTATACCGGCCCGCGCATGACCGTCGCCGACGTGGACGGCGATGGTCTGGAGGATGTGTTTGTCTGCGGAACGCCCGAACAGCCGGGCCAATTGTTTTTGCAGAAAGCCGGAAAATTCCTGCCCAAACCCCTGCCCGGTCTGGCCAAAGCCCGAAACATCGACGCCGTGCTGGCCGATTTTAACGGGGACAAAAAGCCGGACCTGTACCTGGTCAACGGCGGCTACGAAGTCCGTGACCCGGCCGCTTTGCAGGACCAGCTTTTCCTCAACGACGGCGCGGGCAACTTCCGGCCGCAGGCCCTGCCCGTCGAGGCGGACAACGGCAGTTGCGTTACGGCTTTCGATGCTGACCGCGACGGAGACACGGACCTCTTCATCGGAGCGCACTGCAAACCCTTCAGCTACCCGGCCGTTCACGAGTCCTTCCTGCTGCGCAACAACGGGCGCGGCCAGTTCAGCCGCGCCTCGCTGGGCAAAATTGGTCTGGTGACCGATGCCGCCGCCGTCGATACCGACCGCGACGGCTACCCGGAGCTCCTTCTGGCCGGCGAATGGATGCCGATTACGGTCCTGAAAAACAACCGGGGCACCTTCGCGACGCCTGACCCGCAAAACCTCACGCCGCTAAACCCTGGGCAACCGCTGACCGGCTGGTGGAACCGCCTCGCCGCCGCCGACCTCGACCAGGACGGCGACCTGGACCTGGTCGCCGGGAATCTGGGCACCAACACCCAGCTGCGCGCCTCAGCGGAAGAGCCCGCCTCGATGGTCTACGGCGACTTCGACCAGAACGGCACGGTGGATTTCTTCATGAGCCATTTCGTGCAGGGCAAAGCATACCCGGCTTATTCGCGGGACGAAATGGCCGAACAACTGACCTCGCTGCGCAAGCGGTTTACGAGCTACGCCGCTTTTGCCGACGCGACCGTCAACGACTGTCTGCCGGAAGAAACCCTGAATCACGCCTTCCAGAAATCGGTGACTGAACTGCGGACGCTGGTGCTGGAAAATCAAAATGGAACCTTCGTGCCGCACGAACTGCCGGTTGAGGCCCAGTATGGCCCGGTTTACGGCATACTCATTGCTGATTTTGACCGAAACGGAACAAAAGACCTGCTCCTGACCGGCAACAATTCCCGCATGCGCCTGCGGATTGGCAAGGTGGACGCTAATTTCGGCGTCGTGCTCGCCAATCGGGGAGCCTGGAAATTCGAATTTTCCGCGCCTGACCGTACCGGCCTGTTCCTGCGCGGCGACGTGCGCGACGTACGCAAAGCCGGTGATTTTGTGCTGGTTGGAATCAATGACAAACCCCTCCGGACGTTTAAATTGAAATGA
- a CDS encoding VCBS repeat-containing protein has protein sequence MKYLLPILLFPLLLACKTEDEKLFADLPASETGLDFVNRSLDKPNFNIFNYRNFYNGGGVAIGDVNNDGLPDVFLTSNFEENKLYLNRTDGPGQALKFEDVTKAAGIVGKKFWSTGVTFADVNGDGWLDIYVCNSGSRDARGNQLFINQGFKNGIPQFAEKAQEYGLADGGFSTHAAFFDYDRDGDLDMYLLNNSFTPMDRLQFANIRDTRDKLGGDKLFRNRMVERRKAGKGGEEEGASGPASPSSPSSPSSPYSPLFEDVSAEAGIYGSLIGFGLGITIGDVNNDNWPDIYISNDFYERDFLYINQKNGTFKESVKEYMNHISLASMGADIADLNNDGNLDIFVTDMMPEDDYRLKTTTSFDSYEIDQLRLQRDFYHQDSRNMLHLNNGPGPDGQGTFSEVGRMAGTHATDWSWGALLFDMDMDGKKDIFVANGILKDLTDQDFVSFLGDNPDIQLMIEGIKKFDYKEYVDKMGTSPLANYAFKGSGDGLHFTNQAAEWGLGTPGFSSGAAYGDLDNDGDLDLVVNNNNAAASIYQNQSVEKNKANFLRVKLAGTPMNRSGIGAKVYVHQKGETQYLQQMPNRGFQSSVDLTMVFGLGTHPAIDSLTVIWPGVGGGPDKKQVLRQPKANTTLTLDVRNAAQPVTLQPEPAAPKLFTEGTAASRLTFTHTENDFVDYNRDGLLKQMFSREGPALAVGDINGDGLDDVFFGNAINQPRALFVQGADGTFAAQKQPFLADALYTEDVAATFFDADNDKDLDLYVATGGNEIEDKTLQFDRFYRNDGKGGFTWDKTMTRVLEANSCVVAADFDRDGDQDLFVAGRLVPGQYGRKPEHALLVNNGTGTFTKGTEKLMPFAKDLGMVTDAIWADVDNDRFPDLVLAGDWMPLTILKNKAGKGFEKLENATLAETSGWWNTVRAADVDGDGDLDFIAGNGGLNSRITASKDRPARLYGKDFDGNGAYEQVMTCFRPRNGEWAECLMVQKPDLQKRIPSIKSKFIKYTDYGKAGYEDVFSEQQREGADTYTAQMAESVVILNDKGQHFTVKPLPALAQISPVRAIQTGDYNRDGKLDLLLAGNFFDVLTEVGRYDASYGLLLTGNGRGDFTPVPAQKSGFFVRGQVRRMAEVRGPGGRKRLVLAKNNDEAQVFEVGSPVIQ, from the coding sequence ATGAAATACCTTCTTCCGATACTCCTTTTCCCTCTCCTCCTGGCCTGCAAAACCGAGGACGAAAAACTGTTTGCCGACCTTCCGGCCTCCGAAACGGGCCTCGACTTCGTGAACCGGAGTCTGGACAAACCGAATTTCAACATCTTCAACTACCGGAACTTCTACAACGGCGGCGGCGTGGCGATCGGCGACGTCAACAACGACGGGCTGCCGGATGTGTTTCTGACTTCCAATTTCGAAGAAAACAAGCTTTACCTTAACCGCACGGACGGGCCGGGACAAGCGCTCAAATTTGAGGACGTGACCAAAGCGGCGGGCATTGTCGGCAAGAAATTCTGGTCGACGGGTGTGACGTTTGCCGACGTGAACGGCGACGGGTGGCTCGACATCTACGTCTGCAATTCCGGCAGCCGCGACGCCCGGGGCAACCAGCTTTTCATCAACCAGGGCTTCAAAAACGGCATCCCTCAGTTCGCCGAAAAGGCACAGGAGTACGGGCTGGCCGATGGCGGCTTCTCGACCCACGCCGCGTTTTTCGACTACGACCGCGACGGCGATCTCGACATGTACCTGCTCAACAACAGCTTCACGCCCATGGATCGCCTTCAATTTGCCAACATCCGGGACACGCGCGACAAGCTGGGCGGCGACAAGCTGTTTCGGAATAGGATGGTGGAAAGGAGGAAAGCAGGAAAGGGAGGAGAGGAGGAAGGGGCTTCAGGTCCGGCATCCCCTTCGTCCCCTTCGTCCCCCTCCTCCCCTTACTCCCCCCTCTTTGAGGACGTTTCGGCCGAAGCGGGGATTTACGGCAGCCTCATCGGCTTTGGACTCGGGATTACGATCGGGGACGTGAACAACGACAACTGGCCGGACATCTACATCTCCAACGACTTCTACGAGCGCGATTTTCTCTACATCAACCAGAAAAACGGCACGTTCAAAGAGTCGGTGAAGGAGTATATGAACCACATCAGCCTGGCGTCGATGGGAGCCGACATTGCCGACCTCAACAACGACGGGAACCTCGATATTTTCGTCACGGACATGATGCCCGAAGACGATTACCGGCTCAAAACCACCACCTCGTTCGACAGCTACGAAATCGACCAGTTGCGCCTGCAGCGGGATTTTTACCATCAGGATTCCCGCAACATGCTGCACCTCAACAACGGCCCCGGCCCGGATGGTCAGGGCACGTTTTCGGAGGTGGGCCGCATGGCCGGTACCCACGCCACGGACTGGAGCTGGGGAGCGCTGCTATTTGACATGGACATGGACGGGAAGAAGGATATTTTTGTCGCCAACGGCATTCTAAAAGACCTCACCGACCAGGATTTTGTGTCTTTTCTGGGCGACAATCCGGACATTCAGCTGATGATCGAAGGCATCAAGAAATTCGATTACAAGGAATACGTCGATAAAATGGGGACGAGTCCGCTGGCGAATTATGCTTTTAAGGGCAGCGGCGACGGCCTGCATTTTACCAACCAGGCTGCCGAATGGGGCCTCGGTACGCCCGGCTTCTCAAGCGGGGCGGCGTATGGCGACCTGGACAACGACGGCGATCTGGATCTGGTGGTGAACAACAACAACGCCGCCGCCTCGATCTACCAGAACCAGTCGGTCGAGAAGAACAAAGCCAATTTCCTGCGGGTCAAACTGGCCGGAACGCCGATGAACCGCAGCGGCATCGGCGCCAAAGTGTACGTTCACCAGAAAGGCGAAACGCAGTATTTGCAGCAAATGCCCAACCGCGGTTTTCAGTCGTCGGTGGACCTGACGATGGTGTTCGGTCTGGGCACCCATCCCGCGATTGATTCGCTGACGGTCATCTGGCCGGGCGTCGGCGGCGGACCCGACAAAAAGCAGGTGCTCCGCCAGCCGAAAGCCAACACGACGCTGACGCTGGACGTACGGAACGCAGCCCAGCCGGTGACGCTCCAACCCGAACCCGCCGCCCCGAAGCTTTTCACCGAAGGCACGGCGGCCTCCAGACTGACCTTCACGCATACCGAAAACGATTTTGTAGATTACAACCGCGACGGGCTGCTGAAACAGATGTTCTCGCGGGAAGGTCCGGCGCTGGCCGTGGGCGACATCAACGGCGATGGGCTCGACGATGTGTTTTTCGGAAATGCCATCAACCAGCCCCGCGCCCTGTTCGTGCAGGGGGCCGACGGGACGTTCGCCGCGCAGAAACAGCCGTTTCTGGCCGATGCCCTGTACACCGAAGACGTAGCCGCTACCTTCTTCGACGCCGATAACGACAAGGACCTGGACCTCTACGTAGCCACCGGCGGCAACGAAATTGAAGACAAAACACTGCAGTTTGACCGGTTCTACCGCAACGACGGCAAGGGCGGCTTCACCTGGGACAAGACCATGACCCGCGTGCTGGAGGCTAATTCCTGCGTGGTGGCCGCCGATTTCGACCGCGACGGCGATCAGGATTTGTTCGTCGCCGGGCGACTGGTGCCGGGGCAGTACGGCCGCAAGCCCGAACACGCGCTGCTGGTCAACAATGGCACCGGGACCTTCACCAAAGGCACGGAGAAGCTGATGCCTTTTGCCAAAGACCTCGGCATGGTGACCGACGCGATCTGGGCCGACGTGGACAACGACCGTTTTCCCGACCTCGTGCTGGCGGGCGACTGGATGCCACTTACGATTCTGAAAAACAAAGCCGGCAAAGGCTTCGAAAAGCTGGAAAACGCGACGCTGGCCGAAACCAGCGGCTGGTGGAATACCGTCCGGGCGGCCGACGTGGACGGCGACGGCGATCTGGATTTTATCGCCGGAAACGGAGGGCTGAACAGCCGGATAACCGCTTCGAAAGACCGCCCGGCGCGTTTGTACGGCAAGGATTTCGACGGCAACGGGGCGTACGAACAGGTGATGACCTGCTTCCGCCCGCGCAACGGCGAATGGGCCGAGTGCCTGATGGTGCAGAAGCCCGATTTGCAGAAACGTATTCCGTCGATCAAATCGAAGTTCATCAAGTACACCGACTACGGCAAGGCCGGCTACGAGGACGTTTTCTCCGAACAGCAGCGCGAAGGTGCGGACACCTACACGGCCCAAATGGCCGAATCGGTCGTGATTCTGAACGACAAAGGACAGCATTTTACCGTTAAACCGCTCCCGGCGCTGGCGCAGATTTCGCCCGTGCGGGCCATTCAGACCGGCGATTACAACCGGGACGGCAAGCTGGACCTGCTGCTGGCGGGTAACTTCTTCGACGTGCTGACCGAAGTCGGACGCTACGACGCGAGCTACGGGCTGTTGCTGACGGGCAACGGCAGGGGCGATTTCACGCCGGTCCCGGCGCAGAAGTCCGGGTTCTTTGTGCGCGGGCAGGTTCGGCGCATGGCCGAAGTACGCGGACCGGGCGGTCGGAAACGGCTCGTGCTGGCCAAGAACAATGACGAGGCGCAGGTCTTTGAGGTGGGTTCGCCCGTGATTCAATAA
- a CDS encoding VCBS repeat-containing protein, with protein sequence MKRFWIAGILAGLTVLVGCNPFKTDEKPLFASLDSTQTGIGFANRLQDTDSLNILSYLYYYNGGGVAAGDLNNDGLTDLYFVSNQGSNKLYLNKGNFAFEDVTAKAGVAGQADWQTGVTMADVNGDGWLDIYVCAVGDFKGLKGHNELYINNQNGTFSEKSAEYGLNFTGFSTQAAFFDYDHDGDLDCYLLNHAVHTSRSFDRIDAREPRDAKAGDYLFKNLLSESLAEGQTGQNPSTIQPFSHSTFQDVSREAGILGAVMGYGLGLSVADLNNDGWEDLYVSNDFHEDDYYYLNNHDGTFTESVKKAFQHVSRFSMGNDVADVNNDGYPDVVSLDMYPEDEAVEKSSAGEDPLDIFQYKLAYGYMHQYSRNCLQLNQRGQTFVDVAALAGVPATDWSWAPLLADFDNDGHKDLFISNGIVKRPNNLDYTKFMSDQSMSIRMRQVADAEALARMPEGKVHNYLFRGGADLRFEDKSLAWGFDQPTYSNGSVYADLDNDGDLDLVTNNINDPAGLFRNEASTLFPENQFLKIKLQGDGLNRFGVGAKVVLKTKNGLQLQQLMPTRGFQSSVEPVLTFGLGALPGVDSLIVVWNTGKAELRTGVKAGQTLTLRQADARRLATDFSLVPPTPAPLMARADSLLLPWRHRENTTYYDFIHESLMPFKVSTEGPALAVGDVNGDGLEDVYAGGARNQAGSLLLQQPTGGFTTSPQSAFTADSLFEDTDAAFFDADGDKDLDLYVVTGGNEYAGKRPELSDRLYLNDGRGRFTKSANPLPQYGSRSCVRPCDFDRDGDLDLFVGGRVLGFAYGKTPDSYLLVNDGRGRLTDQTDKLAPELRHAGLVTDAVWLDYDTDKDLDLVVVGEWMPVRVFANSGGKLDEAADLTDGKTPLNGLWQSLTAADFDGDGDTDLVAGNLGYNTKFRKAPDTRLKMLVKDLDQSGTMEQLIAYNRGEQWFPIAFRDDLGKQMPGIINKRFTDYVSFAGKPLDQIFTKDELADADEREVNQFGSVYLENTGGKFAVHLLPVEAQFSAIFALHPADLDGDGDLDLLGGGNFYGVSPYQGRYDASLGLVLQNNGKGAFSTVSPLDAGFLLTGEVRAIKPVRTPRGPLCLVARNNDRMLLFRNKPDRPLVASRSRNPVK encoded by the coding sequence ATGAAGAGATTCTGGATAGCGGGGATACTGGCCGGATTGACGGTGCTGGTAGGTTGTAATCCGTTTAAAACGGACGAAAAGCCCCTGTTTGCGTCGCTGGATTCGACGCAGACGGGCATCGGGTTTGCCAATCGGTTGCAGGATACGGACAGTCTGAACATTCTGAGCTACCTGTATTACTACAATGGCGGCGGCGTAGCGGCAGGCGACCTCAACAACGACGGCCTTACGGACCTCTATTTCGTCTCGAATCAGGGGTCCAATAAGCTGTACCTCAACAAGGGTAACTTTGCATTCGAAGATGTTACTGCCAAAGCGGGCGTGGCCGGGCAGGCGGACTGGCAAACGGGTGTGACGATGGCCGACGTCAACGGCGACGGCTGGCTGGACATCTACGTCTGCGCCGTGGGCGATTTCAAGGGGCTGAAAGGACATAACGAGCTGTATATCAACAATCAGAACGGCACTTTTTCGGAAAAATCGGCGGAATACGGACTGAACTTCACCGGCTTCTCGACCCAGGCGGCCTTTTTCGATTATGACCACGACGGCGACCTCGACTGTTACCTGCTCAACCATGCCGTCCACACCTCCCGCAGCTTCGACCGCATCGACGCCCGCGAACCCCGCGACGCCAAAGCCGGGGATTATCTGTTCAAAAATCTGTTGAGCGAATCGCTTGCAGAAGGTCAAACCGGGCAGAATCCTTCAACTATTCAGCCATTCAGCCATTCAACATTTCAAGACGTTTCCCGCGAGGCGGGCATCCTCGGCGCGGTCATGGGCTACGGCCTCGGTCTTTCGGTGGCCGACCTCAACAACGACGGCTGGGAAGACCTCTACGTCTCGAACGACTTCCACGAGGACGATTATTACTACCTCAACAACCACGACGGCACGTTTACGGAGAGCGTCAAAAAGGCGTTCCAGCACGTAAGCCGGTTTTCGATGGGCAACGACGTGGCGGACGTGAACAACGACGGCTACCCGGATGTGGTGTCGCTGGATATGTACCCCGAGGACGAAGCCGTTGAAAAATCATCGGCTGGGGAAGACCCGCTCGACATTTTTCAGTACAAACTCGCCTACGGCTACATGCACCAGTACTCGCGCAACTGCCTGCAACTGAACCAGCGGGGTCAGACGTTTGTGGACGTGGCGGCGCTGGCGGGCGTACCCGCAACTGACTGGAGCTGGGCGCCGCTGCTGGCCGATTTTGACAACGACGGGCACAAAGACCTGTTTATCAGCAACGGCATCGTCAAACGGCCCAACAACCTGGATTACACCAAGTTCATGTCCGACCAGTCGATGTCGATCCGGATGCGTCAGGTGGCCGATGCCGAGGCGCTGGCCCGCATGCCCGAAGGCAAGGTGCATAACTACCTTTTCCGGGGCGGGGCCGATCTGCGGTTTGAAGATAAATCGCTGGCCTGGGGCTTCGATCAACCGACTTACTCCAACGGCTCGGTATACGCCGATCTGGATAACGACGGCGATCTGGATCTGGTCACCAACAACATCAACGACCCGGCCGGCCTGTTTCGGAACGAGGCCAGTACGCTGTTTCCCGAAAATCAATTCCTGAAAATAAAGCTTCAGGGCGACGGACTCAACCGGTTTGGCGTCGGTGCGAAGGTCGTTCTGAAAACGAAAAACGGCCTGCAACTCCAGCAGCTGATGCCGACGCGCGGCTTTCAGTCGTCCGTCGAACCGGTGCTGACGTTCGGGCTGGGTGCCCTCCCGGGCGTCGATTCACTCATTGTGGTCTGGAACACGGGCAAAGCGGAACTGCGAACGGGCGTTAAAGCCGGTCAGACGCTGACGCTCCGGCAGGCCGACGCCCGGCGGCTGGCAACGGACTTTTCGCTCGTTCCGCCGACCCCGGCCCCGCTGATGGCCCGGGCGGACTCCCTGCTCCTGCCGTGGCGGCACCGTGAAAACACGACGTATTACGATTTTATCCACGAATCGCTGATGCCGTTCAAGGTTTCAACCGAAGGCCCGGCGCTGGCGGTGGGTGACGTCAACGGCGACGGGCTGGAAGACGTGTACGCCGGTGGAGCCCGAAATCAGGCCGGAAGCCTCCTGCTGCAACAGCCGACGGGCGGCTTTACGACTTCCCCACAGTCCGCTTTCACGGCAGACTCGCTGTTTGAAGACACGGACGCGGCCTTTTTCGATGCCGACGGCGACAAGGACCTGGACCTGTACGTGGTCACGGGCGGGAACGAGTACGCCGGAAAACGCCCCGAGCTTTCGGACCGACTGTACCTCAACGATGGCCGGGGCCGTTTTACCAAATCGGCCAATCCATTGCCGCAATACGGTTCGCGAAGCTGCGTCCGGCCCTGCGATTTCGACCGCGACGGCGATCTGGACCTGTTTGTGGGCGGCCGGGTGCTGGGCTTTGCGTACGGAAAAACACCGGATTCGTACCTGCTGGTGAACGACGGGCGGGGCCGGTTGACCGACCAGACGGATAAACTGGCGCCCGAACTCCGCCACGCGGGTCTGGTGACCGACGCCGTCTGGCTGGATTACGATACCGACAAAGACCTGGATCTGGTGGTCGTGGGTGAGTGGATGCCCGTTCGGGTCTTTGCCAATTCGGGCGGGAAACTGGACGAGGCGGCGGACCTGACCGACGGCAAAACGCCGCTCAACGGCCTGTGGCAATCTCTGACCGCCGCGGATTTTGACGGCGACGGCGATACGGACCTGGTGGCGGGTAATCTGGGCTACAACACCAAGTTCCGCAAAGCGCCCGATACGCGTCTGAAAATGCTCGTCAAAGACCTCGACCAGAGCGGCACGATGGAGCAGCTCATCGCCTACAACCGGGGCGAACAGTGGTTTCCGATCGCCTTCCGCGACGACCTCGGCAAGCAGATGCCGGGCATCATCAACAAACGGTTTACGGACTACGTCTCGTTCGCCGGAAAGCCCCTCGACCAGATTTTTACGAAGGACGAACTGGCCGATGCCGACGAACGGGAGGTAAACCAGTTTGGGTCGGTGTATCTGGAAAATACGGGCGGAAAATTTGCGGTGCACCTCCTGCCGGTGGAGGCCCAGTTCTCGGCGATTTTTGCCCTGCACCCCGCCGACCTCGACGGCGACGGCGATCTGGATCTGCTGGGAGGCGGCAACTTTTACGGCGTCAGTCCGTACCAGGGCCGGTACGATGCCAGTCTGGGTCTGGTGCTGCAAAACAACGGCAAGGGCGCCTTTTCGACCGTTTCGCCCCTTGATGCAGGCTTTCTGCTTACTGGTGAAGTCCGCGCTATCAAACCCGTCCGGACGCCACGGGGCCCGCTCTGTCTGGTGGCCCGCAACAACGACCGGATGCTGCTGTTCAGGAACAAACCGGACAGGCCGCTTGTCGCGTCACGCAGCCGGAATCCGGTAAAATAG